GATTGATAGGTTTACATAAACTCATAATTTTACGTAGTTACTTGAAAAATGAtatagaactttttaattcagcttAACGAGTTCTACCTGCAGGAGATTGGACACTTTAtgtgggacaccctgtatatacaataaGTTCAATTTATTAGATTGTTATACACATAAAAAAGGTGTTTTATTGTTGTAAAACGTATTCTACATTTACTAATCGTTCTTCATATTATGTACATTTCCTTCAATAAATCTTTGTTAACAAAGTAACTTCATAAtctaataacaatatattgtcaaaGCCATTATCCTCAAgtgctttcatttttttattcaagtaattatttctttcatcaGCCCGTAATGATCTTATTTTTCCTTAAATGGATTACTCGGAAATGCACAAATACATTATCAACATCTGTAAATTGCAGAATTGCGGTTAAGTCATGTAGACAGTGCAAGAAGACATAAGTTTAGCTTTCTTTagctgtgtgtatgtgtgtgtgttaatgACATATTACTTACATTGtggaaatttcatttaactaATGTTCCATGTATTTAAGGCCAGAGATACTCTACTATCATCGATTTCGTCGATTCTGTGATTGAccgtacatatatgtatttcaactaatgcaatttttgtctgtttattttataggaaGTGTTACAATTGCAAAAGTaacaaacatattttgtatgtgtatgtgtgcttCTATCTATTCTAATATACTTTCAAACAAGCAATCTGCTTGCTATTACTGTATCGAGTACATGAAGGTGAAGTAGGACATTGATACTTTAACCAGCTGCAAACAAGTATGTTCCTATTTGCAATAGTAGCATAAGGTATGCGGCATTAttcatataatgtattataagtgTCTAATAAATGTGTTACTATATTAtggaaatatgtatattatgtgcaacatatacatatacagggtgtctggtGAATTCGCGACTGCCGATTAATAGCGTATAGTTTGGACTTAGCTGAGTAGAAAATTCCTGTACCAGTTTGCCATTTTCACAATAATAACTGATTAAAGTAAACGAATGAGAGCGCCGCACATGCAGCGAGACCGTCAGTAGGAGGGTCGCGCGCTCGTTGTTGGTTGCGGTGTAGTGAGGCAGCGGTACCAGAAAGCATGCTTTGTAATGTGGTGGAGATGAAGTAGGAATGGTCTCGCTTTCTGGCCTCACCCTCTCCACTCACATAAGTGATGCCACAAAGAGTGCTACGATTcgcgagaccattcccacTCCATCTCCACCGCATTACAAAGCATGCTTTCTGGCGTCACTGCCTCCATCACGCCTCACTGCGCTGTAACCAACAACGAGCGTATGGCCCTTCTACCGACGGCCTCGCTGCACGAGCCGCGCTCTCATTCGTACTGATTCGATAATCTTCTTTTACTAATACCTCGAAATtgtacgtggttgtttgcacaatagtacaggactttttatttcaatttgaaataaaaagacgagatctacctgtgggtaAAGATGGGGAAAGATTTTTCGCCTTATGCGAAACACCCTATATACAATATGTGTTGGAGCAAGGTTTGCATGCTTTCAttagcaatataaaaatacattaaaacgAGGATAACGCGCGTAATACTTCCATAACAGTTACATGACTTTCTTCTTTATCATGCAGAGTGTGCCGACTTCTCGTTGATCAGATAGTCACGCTCACTCTTATGCGATTAATAGCTTATTACGCGATCGAATAGCTAGGTTGATCACATGTTATATGTGAAAAGTTAAATACCCTTAGTTATACACTGAGtatcagatttctaattaatgcaaccaaattttttttcagtgtgcTGAATACAATAACCTGTTTGCTTCAACATTATACATAatgtttatacatgtataaataaatgaaataggTTTACTGTAGCAAAACATTCTAAAGATGCTGTAAATAATCCCCCGGCACTCAGGGTGAAAATTTTATGGCTCCTTTGTAATAGAAATAGTATCAATTTCTGTATGTGTAACGGTGCTAAGTACCATGAAACGTtgtatctataaaaaaatgataaaaataaaattaacaatgtgAGAAGAATAAGATAGATATAGAGTAATAAGTTTTCGTACATATGCATGAGTTCTTTAAGTCGTACTTTCCTCATTAAAAGCTATTAGGACAAAGTTGCACACACGATACACAAGACTACGACCTAACACTATTACTTACGTAATTACATATACGTGATTACTATAATCTATAACTTCTTGCCCAACGTAATTGGATAGGAATAGCATTATCAGAATGAAAAGTACAGCCCCAAGGTGTATTAAAACCTCGTCCATCCTTTCCATAGGTGATTCTatttgaaatatctaaaatatttataaatatggatgcataatcaatattttataaaacgcatCACTTTGCACAAAATCTAAAGTTTCCTATAgatgaatttaaatatatacaaaagcAGTTATCTTCttagatatacagggtgtcccgggttttaaccgacaaactgcgggagcatattctactagtggaaataagaaaaaattcttatatcgagtttgcttagaaatgctttattacaaagttatgaaccaatattgaaaagaaatatgagataagtaacaacggattttttcacaaaaataaaaattatctacgcaatgatttagtgacgcatttcaaaatgttgtccttgcacatcgatacaagctagacatcgacgtagtacagaatttgttacagcacgacattcctgaaaattttgttgcatctcagtaactgaattagtaattcgttgctttaaatctatctggtactctcctgttaggaaatctacgttgatactctcgtacggcagctcgtgcatttccgtcacagaatccgtacacgaaatgaatatcggtgtattcctcatttgaaaacacttttggcattctgatagtaattgctagttgacacgacgattgaaatctaacagctactgttgtgaaagtaacaatcatactgaatcgtttcaacatagtgaacatgaatacatgtgaatacacataacataaacatcttcgaccttccaaattctacaatatgttccgttgttacttatctcatatttcttttcaatattggttcataactttgtaataaagcatttctaagcaaactcgatataagaattttttcttatttccactagtagaatatgctcccgcagtttgtcggttaaaacctaggacaccctgtatatttccCGTCAGCTTTTACTTCTAtcataaaatttgcaaaatttaatattcggaTTTTTCCTCATTTTTGGTCACGTTTTCTATCTTCACAATTGTTATAAGATGTTAGTTGTAAGTTACTTAAAAATAATCCTGGAAGTAAGAAAACTCACTCGATAAAGATTGCAAGTCATGCAAAGCACAGCAGTTATTATCATAACGAAAAGTGTTCCTTCCATACTAGTTATCAAATGTTTAGCGAAccttaaagaaatattattattaaaaataaaaacattatatcAGACAGCATCATCATAAAGGATTCAATTAAACATCAAGTGTACAATATTTCTAGATATTTTCAATCGCAGACATTTTCCAGTAGTTTTCTATAGTGTTATTAGCTACATGAGTCAAAAATAATCATGATTCTATATATGtgtatctaatatttttttataacaagtGGCAGGAAGATTATAATTGTTACAATGCTTTATAAGCATTATCTCTATATgtagtgtatatatatcatatacatataatatatactaacTCCATAGCTTGGCGTTGTATATCTATGGCACATATCATCTTCCTGCATATcacatttctattttttatatgaaaattatgtaacaattcAATCGCCATTGCTTGTTCAATACGGTAGCtgtaaataacatttatcctataattaaatcatcttcCCAGATTCTTTGAAACAGGACACGTAATTCCTCTGATAATCTAAACATCGGTTGTTTTTTCCCCATtaatcatctaaaatttacCTGGCAATTTCAAACATACCGCAGATATGCTGCAAATACGAAAACACCATGGTTCCTGTCCCTATAAATACAATTAACCCTGTAGCACCGGCTGTAGTCAAATGGACAAAAACTAAAACACAATACTTCTCTgagacattgaagtacttggtcGCAAATTGCACCGTACGAATTGCACATAAGTCATTTTTCAACGGTACAACGATTTCAAGAATGACTGGCGAATATGTTATGACAGAACTACCACATAGACAGCATACAAGAAGTACTAGAAACAAAGAAGAAGTCTTTATATAAAACCAGTTTTTATTTGTGTTTCCAACATTCCTtaactttgttttaatatatgtttttatattgtgctaatataaacttttatatatatatatgatctTAAATAATATGATCTTTCTAATAtgatcttttatatatatgtatttctttcttttcacttcTTCTTACTTATTATTGTAGTCGTAACATGTTTTGCAAAGTATCCATATTTGTCATAGatagcaatttcgtttctATCCTTTAGCCGGTCGTAGATGTATTGCAGTTGGTCGAATAAATATGTGATCTAtcgtaagaaaaatattttatgccatCCCATATACCGCAAAGTTTGAAAGGACATTGTGACGTACAAGGATTTATGGCAGCCGCTTTTTTTCTGAAGGAAGTGGTGACACAACTTACAGTTTTTATGTGAATCCAAAATACGGTAGGCACACTCGCGAACATGACATAGGTTGACGTGGAAGAGAATATTCTGACAATAAAGTCAAAGTTACATTCTGCAATGAAAAGTCTTGAGAGCtgcaaacattaaatttattgattttaatgGCGAAGTAtcagtttatatataatgctaAATCACACAGTTCAATGATAATCAACAAGCTTAAGgaaacgataaaattaaatttgaatgaCCCGAGGTCACATGACATTAGTCCGTCGTTTTAACGTCATTACATTGTTCACTATTGGTCAATCTCTGACGTTATTCTCACGTTGGTATCCTAACGAAGTATTGACATACCTGAAATACAATGCTGCTTATCAGAAAAATGCAAAGCAATGTTGCCTGTAAACGAGTGACTATTGTTTCCTCACCAGGCCACAAGCCGAAAGGGAGCAAAAGTAGCCGATTTGAATTGAAGAACCGCTTCCTAATACAGACCATCATTGGCGGTCATTGAAGCCTCGCATTTGACtgcgaaatgaaaatatatagcGATTCCTCACGTGGTAGAAGGTGGTAGGGCAATCACCAGAGTGTTTTACAAATTTCCTATCGCCTCGAGTGTGCAACTTCCAGGTAAATGTTTAAGTTATTTAAATTGGCATAAAGATAACGCAAGATAGTGCATGATACCATCATGCGATTGTAACAGCTGTTTTATGACAATTTACTGTCTCCGCACGAGAACCGTGCTCAatgattaagaaatttatctcACATGGAAATTTGAACGTGTGTTTCCTTCCcacgaaaaatattcgtaaacTGATGCCGGAGATGGAAGTACACGCAAGCGCAGTTCCCTTTTCTAACGCTCTATAGTTCTCGGTGTTCAGTCCGTTGTATGCAGTCGTGATGTTCGCATGTGCGTTGAGCGGAACAGCAGCTCATCGATTTTACATACGTACATCAGAAGTATAGAATACTGGTATAGTATGGACAACCATCAAACTGTTATTGGCAATTATTCTTGTCTTATGGCTAATGAATGATTTAAAGTGCAAATTTAAGTGAAAATTTAAGATATTGTAGTACTAACTGTAAATAgtaaaatgcataaatatcACCTTGCTCAATTATAGTGATTAATTAGCTAGAAGAAatctttatgtatttttttaatcactaCGTTTTGTTGAGTTATTTGTGATAGATGAATGTATGAAATCTGAATAGTATCTTGCAATATATTAGCTTAATTGATTATGCAATATACGCATGTcaacgaatatttttattttgtttacgaTTGTGTATACTTAGACAACTTTTTAGATGATTTGGGAAGAAATACAacgattatacatattttttagaaCTTTATTCTTGACATAACAataaaagggaaagagaataCCAAAATATGGTAAACTGCCTCTttctaacaaaaataaaattatagtttcTGCAGGTGAACCGGTGTTAGATTAGAACCATTaaacatgtattatatgtacaaaaacACGGTTTAAAACCTAGAACAGGATTGCGTATTTATCTTCAAACTACAGTTGATAAATACTTTAGGATGCataatatcatcaaaaacaaagAATGATACACTTAGAGAGATTTACTCGAAAAATGTTGAGCCTCGAGCAGCATACAGCACATATTAAAAGATCAATAATCtttcaaaattacattaaaatttggCGAACTTGCTTAATTTCCCGtgaatgatatttttacataaacagAAACTCGTAATTTAGTATCTTTATACGAAAAATGGTAAGGAGACTAAGTAATTGATTTAGCGACGAAAAGAATTGAA
The Ooceraea biroi isolate clonal line C1 chromosome 4, Obir_v5.4, whole genome shotgun sequence genome window above contains:
- the LOC105282608 gene encoding uncharacterized protein LOC105282608 isoform X3, whose product is MMVCIRKRFFNSNRLLLLPFGLWPGEETIVTRLQATLLCIFLISSIVFQLSRLFIAECNFDFIVRIFSSTSTYVMFASVPTVFWIHIKTITYLFDQLQYIYDRLKDRNEIAIYDKYGYFAKHVTTTIIILLVCCLCGSSVITYSPVILEIVVPLKNDLCAIRTVQFATKYFNVSEKYCVLVFVHLTTAGATGLIVFIGTGTMVFSYLQHICGMFEIASYRIEQAMAIELLHNFHIKNRNVICRKMICAIDIQRQAMEFAKHLITSMEGTLFVMIITAVLCMTCNLYRIFQIESPMERMDEVLIHLGAVLFILIMLFLSNYVGQEVIDYSNHVYVITYNVSWYLAPLHIQKLILFLLQRSHKIFTLSAGGLFTASLECFATLVKVSMSYFTFMYSIQ
- the LOC105282608 gene encoding uncharacterized protein LOC105282608 isoform X5, which translates into the protein MMVCIRKRFFNSNRLLLLPFGLWPGEETIVTRLQATLLCIFLISSIVFQLSRLFIAECNFDFIVRIFSSTSTYVMFASVPTVFWIHIKTITYLFDQLQYIYDRLKDRNEIAIYDKYGYFAKHVTTTIIILLVCCLCGSSVITYSPVILEIVVPLKNDLCAIRTVQFATKYFNVSEKDRNHGVFVFAAYLRYRIEQAMAIELLHNFHIKNRNVICRKMICAIDIQRQAMEFAKHLITSMEGTLFVMIITAVLCMTCNLYRIFQIESPMERMDEVLIHLGAVLFILIMLFLSNYVGQEVIDYSNHVYVITYNVSWYLAPLHIQKLILFLLQRSNKIFVLNVGGLFPASLECFATVKLFHLFLGIVEASRLLNFTG
- the LOC105282608 gene encoding uncharacterized protein LOC105282608 isoform X6 — encoded protein: MFASVPTVFWIHIKTITYLFDQLQYIYDRLKDRNEIAIYDKYGYFAKHVTTTIIILLVCCLCGSSVITYSPVILEIVVPLKNDLCAIRTVQFATKYFNVSEKYCVLVFVHLTTAGATGLIVFIGTGTMVFSYLQHICGMFEIASYRIEQAMAIELLHNFHIKNRNVICRKMICAIDIQRQAMEFAKHLITSMEGTLFVMIITAVLCMTCNLYRIFQIESPMERMDEVLIHLGAVLFILIMLFLSNYVGQEVIDYSNHVYVITYNVSWYLAPLHIQKLILFLLQRSNKIFVLNVGGLFPASLECFATVKLFHLFLGIVEASRLLNFTG
- the LOC105282608 gene encoding uncharacterized protein LOC105282608 isoform X1 gives rise to the protein MMVCIRKRFFNSNRLLLLPFGLWPGEETIVTRLQATLLCIFLISSIVFQLSRLFIAECNFDFIVRIFSSTSTYVMFASVPTVFWIHIKTITYLFDQLQYIYDRLKDRNEIAIYDKYGYFAKHVTTTIIILLVCCLCGSSVITYSPVILEIVVPLKNDLCAIRTVQFATKYFNVSEKYCVLVFVHLTTAGATGLIVFIGTGTMVFSYLQHICGMFEIASYRIEQAMAIELLHNFHIKNRNVICRKMICAIDIQRQAMEFAKHLITSMEGTLFVMIITAVLCMTCNLYRIFQIESPMERMDEVLIHLGAVLFILIMLFLSNYVGQEVIDYSNHVYVITYNVSWYLAPLHIQKLILFLLQRSNKIFVLNVGGLFPASLECFATVKLFHLFLGIVEASRLLNFTG